The following coding sequences are from one Carassius auratus strain Wakin chromosome 15, ASM336829v1, whole genome shotgun sequence window:
- the rab38a gene encoding ras-related protein Rab-38 isoform X1 produces MENHHLKEHLYKILVIGDLGVGKTSIIKRYVHQNFSPNYRATIGVDFALKVLSLDQETVRLQLWDIAGQERFGNMTRVYYREAMGAFIVFDVTRPSTFEAVTKWKEDLDAKLSLSNGKHVAAVLLANKCDQGRDVLTNNGIKMEQFCQENGFVGWFETSAKENINIDEAAHCLVKHIIANENDPLQSEDADTISPQQESSRGGTCSACFRS; encoded by the exons ATGGAGAACCATCACCTGAAGGAACACTTGTATAAAATCCTGGTGATCGGGGATCTTGGTGTGGGGAAAACCAGTATTATCAAGCGATACGTGCACCAGAACTTTTCACCAAACTACCGCGCGACGATCGGCGTGGATTTCGCGCTCAAAGTTCTCAGCCTCGACCAGGAGACCGTTAGACTACAACTCTGGGACATCgctg GCCAGGAGCGTTTCGGGAACATGACGCGGGTGTATTATCGAGAGGCCATGGGAGCCTTCATTGTTTTTGACGTCACCCGGCCATCGACGTTTGAAGCAGTGACCAAGTGGAAGGAGGATCTTGACGCCAAGTTGAGTTTATCCAACGGCAAACACGTGGCAGCTGTGCTGCTCGCCAACAAGTGTGATCAGGGCAGAGATGTTCTCACTAACAATGGCATCAAAATGGAGCAGTTCTGCCAGGAGAACGGATTTGTGGGATGGTTTGAAACTTCAGCCAAG gagAATATTAATATAGATGAGGCCGCACACTGTCTGGTGAAGCACATTATAGCTAATGAGAATGATCCGCTGCAGTCCGAGGATGCAGACACCATCTCGCCGCAGCAGGAGTCCAGCCGCGGAGGAACCTGCTCGGCGTGTTTCAGGTCCTGA
- the rab38a gene encoding ras-related protein Rab-38 isoform X2, which translates to MCTRISKYYHVSEKKGKGRKTEILSQSPKASAENKPLIVVFVFYYDHHEVTVKCQERFGNMTRVYYREAMGAFIVFDVTRPSTFEAVTKWKEDLDAKLSLSNGKHVAAVLLANKCDQGRDVLTNNGIKMEQFCQENGFVGWFETSAKENINIDEAAHCLVKHIIANENDPLQSEDADTISPQQESSRGGTCSACFRS; encoded by the exons ATGTGTACAAGAATCTCAAAGTACTATCACgtgtcagaaaaaaaaggaaaaggcaGGAAGACTGAAATTCTCTCGCAGTCACCCAAGGCTTCAGCTGAAAATAAACCTCTCATTGTTGTCTTTGTGTTCTACTATGATCACCATGAAGTCACTGTGAAAT GCCAGGAGCGTTTCGGGAACATGACGCGGGTGTATTATCGAGAGGCCATGGGAGCCTTCATTGTTTTTGACGTCACCCGGCCATCGACGTTTGAAGCAGTGACCAAGTGGAAGGAGGATCTTGACGCCAAGTTGAGTTTATCCAACGGCAAACACGTGGCAGCTGTGCTGCTCGCCAACAAGTGTGATCAGGGCAGAGATGTTCTCACTAACAATGGCATCAAAATGGAGCAGTTCTGCCAGGAGAACGGATTTGTGGGATGGTTTGAAACTTCAGCCAAG gagAATATTAATATAGATGAGGCCGCACACTGTCTGGTGAAGCACATTATAGCTAATGAGAATGATCCGCTGCAGTCCGAGGATGCAGACACCATCTCGCCGCAGCAGGAGTCCAGCCGCGGAGGAACCTGCTCGGCGTGTTTCAGGTCCTGA
- the LOC113115494 gene encoding C-C motif chemokine 28-like, giving the protein MELKATYSLLLMCIAFLLTGNEAQKPRLGPVKPKRDTFCPDAPLQFYPSRKGYPRPSCCTSVEEKIPRRVLLLVSKCEIQRRFGACHIEALILHIRRGTVCAHPRLLRNLKKIRESQTGLNATRNQ; this is encoded by the exons ATGGAGCTCAAAGCAACATATTCACTGCTGCTCATGTGCATCGCCTTCCTCCTCACTGGCAATGAAGCTCAGAAACCTCGACTGGGACCTGTAAAGCCTAAACGGGACACATTCTGTCCTGATGCTCCTCTGCAGTTTTACCCATCACGCAAAG GATATCCCCGTCCCAGTTGCTGTACGTCTGTTGAAGAGAAAATCCCACGGCGCGTACTGCTATTAGTTTCCAAATGTGAGATACAGCGCAGATTTGGTGCCTGCCACATTGAAGCACTGAT ATTACATATCAGAAGAGGAACGGTCTGTGCACATCCCAGACTGTTGAGGAATCTGAAGAAGATTCGAGAATCCCAAACTGGCTTAAATGCAACAAGAAATCAATAA
- the LOC113114718 gene encoding SPARC-related modular calcium-binding protein 1 — protein sequence MLALMFTCRLLLIFLLSDSVKITDENQLLGLDKQWHQGCVLDCDGGHHQAVCGSNGRMYNSLCSFQRAQCINRQLRTAAVSTCTDALRSKCHLARSQALRASARSDSFAVFIPECKADGTFTEVQCHNQTGYCWCSSPDGIPVSGSSVLHLRPNCTGQMSDMARETEQRLAEAKRGVQWRSTPDPEQRSVLTTAGVTVPPFLLTILLNSDPNGNRSVRRPADTFKTCEHERTSMLAEATIQGSEERFIPECSADGKYRAVQCHSSTGYCWCVRVDSGRPIPGTSARNQLPDCSAQETHTLIINNSYTHTPLSGCPSVRKAEFITSLIQAFQQEVESGASYSQDRTPVVRPHVLSSPASFLSVQSVRLYFTLLDADADGLLSEREARPLRLLLRRTLRPRRCAKKFMQFCERNADRRLSAQELTSCLGI from the exons ATGTTGGCTTTGATGTTCACCTGTCGCTTACTGCTCATCTTTCTGTTGTCCGATTCAGTAAAGATAACGGACGAAAATCAG TTGCTGGGGTTGGACAAGCAGTGGCATCAGGGTTGTGTTCTGGACTGTGATGGAGGGCACCATCAAGCTGTGTGCGGCAGCAACGGCCGAATGTATAACTCTCTGTGCTCTTTCCAGCGTGCGCAGTGCATCAACAGACAGCTGAGGACAGCGGCAGTGTCCACGTGCACAG ATGCGTTGAGGTCTAAATGTCATCTGGCTCGCTCTCAAGCTCTGCGGGCCAGCGCTCGTTCTGATTCATTTGCTGTCTTTATCCCAGAATGCAAAGCTGATGGAACTTTTACAGAG gTGCAGTGTCACAATCAGACGGGTTACTGCTGGTGCTCCTCTCCTGATGGGATTCCTGTGAGCGGAAGCTCTGTCTTACACCTGCGGCCCAACTGCACAG GTCAGATGTCAGATATGGCTCGGGAAACTGAACAGCGATTAGCAGAAGCaa AGCGAGGGGTTCAGTGGCGCTCCACTCCAGATCCTGAGCAGCGCTCTGTCCTGACCACTGCAG GAGTCACGGTGCCTCCATTTTTGTTAACAATCCTTCTGAACTCTGACCCGAATGGAAACCGTTCTGTCCGGCGTCCCGCAG ACACTTTTAAGACCTGTGAACATGAGCGAACGTCTATGCTTGCTGAAGCGACCATTCAAGGCTCAGAAGAGCGTTTtatcccagaatgcagtgcagaTGGGAAGTACAGAGCTGTTCAGTGTCACAGCAGCACAGGATACTGTTGGTGTGTGAGAGTGGACTCAGGGCGGCCCATCCCAGGCACTTCAGCCAG GAACCAACTTCCTGACTGCAGCGCTCAGGAAACACACACGCTCATCATCAACAACAGctacacacacactcctctctcAG GTTGTCCCAGTGTACGCAAGGCAGAATTTATCACCAGTTTAATACAAGCTTTCCAGCAGGAAGTTGAAAGTGGTGCTTCATATTCTCAGGACAG GACACCTGTGGTCCGTCCTCATGTCCTCAGCTCTCCGGCCTCTTTCTTATCTGTTCAAAGTGTCCGTCTGTACTTTACGCTGCTGGATGCAGATGCTGACGGGCTTCTGAGCGAGCGGGAAGCACGTCCCTTACGTCTCCTGCTCCGCAGAACTCTGCGTCCTCGCCGCTGTGCCAAAAAGTTCATGCAGTTCTGTGAGCGGAACGCAGACCGCCGCCTAAGTGCTCAAGAACTCACTTCCTGTCTTGGCATTTAA